The Verrucomicrobium spinosum DSM 4136 = JCM 18804 DNA segment GTTCCATTCGATAGCAGGTTGCCTTCGGCATCAAAAGTGCGTGCCTGAGGCGAGTTACTACCGTTATCCACTCTCCAAGTTTCATTGACAGAATTTCCTGCGTTGTCAGTAGCTTGCATGGCGACATCGTGAACCCCGGTTCCAAGTGACAGCACGGCCTCAAAGACACCGGCATTGGATACCTTTGCTGCCTGCCCGCCTACCGAAACATTGGCCGCTTCATTCACCTGCCCACGGAACCAGGTGCTGCCGCCTTGCTGTAGATTCGTCATCTGGTTGAGGTTGTTGAACACGGCTGCATTTGTTCGGTGATTTTCCTGCGACAGTTGTCGGTTGCCACTGTCGTCATATTGATAGCGCCATACCACTTGGGGATTGGGAGGGGAGCCCAGTAGTGGAGCCTCAACCACAGACGTCATTTGTTTGGCCGCGTCATACTGAAAACTTAACTGTCGCCCTGGACTCAGGCCGGGCTGAGTCTGATTCCAGGTCGCGATTTCCCCGCCAGCGTCATAAGTATAGCCAAAGCGGGCGATTTCAGCATTGCCCGGCCCCTCATAATAGATTTCGGTCAACTTAAACCCCGCGGCAACTGGGCCTCGGGCGTATTGGACAGACAGGCCTGCCATGGGGAAAGCAGTCTGCTCAAGGACGTTGGTATCACCATCATAGGCGTTCGTGAATACGCCAAGAGGATTAGTCACGGTCGCGACCCTTCCCAACGCATCAAAAGTGTAGCTTTCTGTACTTCCGGAATAGCTCCACTCACTCAGCCGCCCCCACTGGTCGTAGGTGTAGGTGATGGTATCGTCCTCAAGAGGACCGTCTATGGAGGCGAAGCGGCCTATGACATCATAAGTATAGGTGGTAATCCGATCTCCATCGGTCCAAGACTGAATAAGCCCCCGTTCATTGTAGGTATAGCTTTGTTCGGGGAGATCTGAATGCGTCACCTTCAGCAGTTGACCGTGCTCATCATGGTCAAAACTGAGTTGTCGATCTTGCGCATCCTTGGTCCAGAGATGTCTTCCTGTTTGTGCATCGTACCCAAAAGTCAGCCTCTTTCCGTCAGGGTAGGTCTTCGCTGTCTTGCGATTGGCCGCATCATATTCCCAGCGCACCCACTCTCCACGTCCAAAGCGGATTTCGGTGATGTTTCCGACCTTGTCGTGACCATAGTTCACCACTTGCCGTCCTGGGTTCACCTGGGAGACCAATCGCTTGAGGTTGTCGTATCCAAAACGCGTCACTGCTCCGTCTCGAGTTGTGACGCTTGTCAGGTTGCAGCAGTTGTAGTTTCTAAGCTCGACAGTGGTGTCGGGGTACGTGGTCTTGATCCGACGATTCAGATCGTCATATTCATAAAGCAACACATAGCCACGTTCATCCATTTCTGAAACCACGCGCCCCACATCATCGCAGACAAACTCTGTCTTCACAATTTCAACAGGGTGGCCATTGGGTTGGAATTTTACCTTCTCCAGATAACCTTGAAGATTGTATGCATAAGTTGTCACGTCACCATGGGGATTGGTCACTGTGACTGGCTGCCCTCGGACATTGCGGGTAAACTCGGTGCGCAATCCCAGTTCATCCACCTTGGCGGTGACATCTCCAGTCACAGGATCAAACTCTCTTTCCGCCACAATGACATCCACGCCATCCGCAGAATGCACCTCCTTGTTCATTTTCAGGCCGTCAGGTGTGTATTCGTACGCAATCACCGTCCCGTGACCATCGTTTTGAGTCACGACCTTTCCCTTGCTGTTATAGGTACGAGCTATTGAGTGCCCGTCATTGCTGGTGGTATGTTCTGGTCGCCCACCGTCAGTATGACTTCCGTAGTAGCTGCTTCCCCCCGCCTGGTGGTTCGTTGAACTGATTTCGCCACGTCCGTTCACCATCGTGAAGTGATGCACCGTCTTAACCGTCCCCTGCTCTCCTTCCCTGTAATGATTCTTGTCACGGTGCCAAAACACCCGGCTGTACCCGTCAAAATGGTACTCTTCCTTCGCCCCCATGGGGTCCGTCACCGTGATTCTGTAGTTCTCCCACATCACCGCACCCGGTGGTGGATATCGATCCATGCCATTGCCAATGCCATCCGCGGATTCAGTATAAAACTGCGTGACACCGCTCGGCGTGGTGATGGCACTAAGGAACAACTCATTGGTCCGGATCACAAACTGCTCGGGGTCGTTGAGATCGCGCTCGTTCACCTGCGCCGCCGTGGTGTAGGAGTACCCGTAGGCCACTCCGCCCATGTCCGTCTGACCGGTCAATCGGCCATAGCCGTCGTAGCTGAAGGTCACCTGACGACCGAACGGATCGTCGATATGGGAGACTTTCCCATTGCCACCATAAACAAAGGCCCAGGTCCCCGTTGGGCTCAGCGTCGTGACCGCCGCCGGATGGCTCACGGCTGTGATGGCCCCCTGGGCATTGTGCGTGATGGTGACCGCCGTTCCATACTTGTCCGTCATGGAGAGCAGAAGGCTGGAGGCGCTGCTGCCCCCCATGGCTGGTGGCACATCATAGAGGAACTTCGTCCCGCTGCCGTCAACCAGCTCAAAGCGATAGCTGTGACCCGTCACCTTGGTCAACGTCTTGGTGGCGTTGCGCGCATTCGAATTGTAGCCGCCGCTGCCGTCGGGGCTGAAGTTCTCGCCCTTTCCTGATCCCGTGATGACTTTCACACTCCCGCTGGGGTCCACCACCAGATACGAGGCATAGTTGAGCATCCACTTGTCACCAAATGGACGGATGGCAATGAGCGAGTCCAGGCTGTTGTAGGTCAGCCCGATCTTCACACTCTTGCCATAGGGGGCATCCCACCACAGGGGAATGTCCTTGACCACAAGATTCATGTTCATCTCGTTGATGGACCACTCCGGCATGCCGTAGCAAGAGCTGCAGCCGCCGCCCTCCTCGTCATCACAGCACTCCTCACACAGGTCATCCGGATTGCGCGGCAAGCCACAGCATCCGCCCATGGCCTCCACCGTCTCCTGGACTGATGCCAGACGCACCCCGGGCGAACTCACCTCGGAGAACACTGTAGCCAACCCTGACCACTGGGTGACAAAGCCCTTAGGGTCCATCGCCACTGTATGGCCCACACGCGTGTCATACACCTTCAACCTTCCATCCTGCTCCCGTCCGATAACGGCCACAAAGTGACGGTCACGGTAGTGAGCCACCAGCGGCAGGGGAAGATCTTTTAGTGTGGCACCGCTGGCTCGCACCGTGCGGGCCGCCATGCCGTACCGCCGGGCTGTCTGCTCCAGCTCTTGAATGGTGAATCCATGCGGACCGGCCGCATCCAACCCACGCAGTTCCCGCGCATTCGTTTCGTTTCCCATCACCTTGCATATTTCCCCAAGGGACTTTTGTCCGCAGTCCCTCAGCGCCGTCTCCTGGGCCTTCATCAAGCTCAAGGCGCGGATCCAATAGGACGCATACGTCATGCGCGCGGGATCCCCGTCATTGGCCCGGAGCCGTGCAAAGAGCTCCGACGCCTTGCTGAGTTCACCACGGTCCATCGCGACCACGCCTAGGCGCAGCAGTGCCTTCTGGTGCATCGGCTGCCCCAGATCCGACCTGGTCTGGGAGGCCTCAAACCATTTTTGAGCTTCATCGTACTTGCCAAGGTACTGGCTGGCACAGCCAAGGTGCAGTTCAGACTCCGCTGCCCAGGGACTATCGGGGTACTTGGTCAGGTGGTCCAGAAACAACAACTGCGCCTCATCATAGTCATGAAGGTTCCACTTCTGAATGGCTTTGCCGAACTCCAGATTGTCCTCTTCCTGCTTCTTGCGGGCGACAGGATCCGCAATGCCGGCAGCGTCAGCCGCCCTGGTCGGTTGCAGTTCCTCGCCGAGCTGTCCTGCCATGCGCAGATCCTTCTCCGTGGGCACCTTCGTCAGATCGAGCAACCGCAGCGTGGTTTTTTCAGTGGGACGCGCCTCCGCAGTCCAGCGCTTTTGTTCTTCAGACACCTGCCCCCAGGTCCGGCTAGGTGATGATGGGGCCTTAACGGTCGTCACCAAAGTTGCACCACTATCCGGAGAAACCTTCTCATCAGCGTTGGGTGTTCCGGTTGAATCAGAACGCGTTGCTGTCGAATGAAGTTGCGACCCCTTTTGCTGTTGCGACGGCGAGTCGGTCTTCGGAGCTACGAGATTCCATGTCACCACGCCAAGCGCTGCGAAAGCTGCCGTCACGCCAAGCAGAGTTAGCACCCACTTCTTTTTCCGTGCCTGTGTCATACGTTGTCCTCAATCTGGCCTGGTTGATCTTTGTCGTTTTCTTAAAGTGTTCCGTCTGCTCTCACGGAAGCTTCACCGCATCCCCGGGCTCCCACAGAATGATGGTGGGTGCGATCGTGTCTCCTGGATCAGGAGCGATGGGGGCATGCAGACTGCCATTGAGTGGGTAGGCATCGACGTTGTCGTTGTAGCCATCCCCATCCGTATCAGCTTTGAAGGGATCGGTACCTGCCACGATTTCGCTGGCGTTGCTGATGCCATCGCCATCATGGTCAAGATTGACAGAACTGATCACCGGTGCACCAAATCCGTCCTGATAACCATCGCCGTTGGTGTCAGCGAGGTTGGGGTCAGTTCCTGCCAGGAGTTCCTGGTAGAGGGTAAGTCCATCGCCGTCCTGATCGGCAAGCCACGATGCGGGATCGGACATGTTGGCGCCGGCGAGAGCAATGGCTTCATCAAGGTCATCAATGCCGTCGTTGTCAGTATCCGGATCTGTGGGATCCAGCCCGAAGAACAATTCCAGAAGGTTCTCCAGGCCATCACCAGCAGGAGTATCATCGTCGCCGTCGGCATTCTTGGTCAGGTTGCCGAAGAACCGCTGCTCCCAAGCGTCAGGCAGATCGTCGCTGTCAGTGTCCACAAATTCGTCCGCTCCAAGGTCAGGTGGCGAGGTGCGCGTTTCCCCATGGATGTCTTTGTCCAGTCCCACCACCGCCATACCACCTGAGGGATTAATGGCCGCACTGACTGGCAGCAGCAGCGATTCCGGGCTGAGATCGGGATCGACATTCTGCCCCCCAAATTCTCCTCCGCGAACGATGGAATTGCTCACCGTCACCGTGGCGGTGGAGGCCTTGTAGATCTGCGCCACTCCAGTGCTTAGCCCGGTGTTCCAGACAATGGAGTTTTCCAGACTCAACGTGTTGTCAGAGTCCACATTGAACACACCACCATAGGAGGCCTTGTTCTGGCTCGCCGTGATGTGCGCCAGGCTCAAGTCCCCACGATAAATGTGGGCGGCAGCTCCACCTGAGGACTTGGTGTTGCCAGTCAAGATGCAGTTGGTCACCCGGGCCAGTTCGTTGGGCTGTGCCAGGGAGACGTACACCGCTGAGCCCTGGAGCCCTGTCGCATGCCGGACCACGATGCCATCCACAGCCGAGTCCTTCTTTTGCAGGCTGATGCTTGACTGGCCCGACGTTCCGTTAAGCACGGGTGGACTGTACCCACGCTGACCCAGGATAAGCGTCGGTTTGGAGCTCACCGTCACCGCCTCACTGTAGGCACCCGCCTGCACGAGGATGATCCTGTAGCTCCCGGACTGCGCGTTCGCCGCAGTCACGGCGGCCGTGATCGTCTTTTTAACGGTCGCGGTTTCAGGATTCACCGCAGGATTCACCGTGACATCGGGAACCAACGACGCGGGACTGGAGGCGCTGTTGGCATCCCACGAGCGGTTGAATTCATAGACGTTGGGGATCCGGTCGCCGTCCTTGTCTTCCAGCGCGTCCCTCAGGTCCAGAGGATCGAGACCTTTGGCGATTTCATAGTTGTCGGGAATGCCGTCGTCATCCGTGTCGGAGTCCCACGGGTCTGTGCCCGCCCCATGCTCCGCAGAGTCATTGGTGCCGTCCCCGTCGGTGTCTACAGCCCCTGGGTTGCTTCCGTAGGTATATTCCTGGGCATTGGTCAGGCCATCACCATCAGAATCCGTGCTGCCATTGGCCGTGAGATTACCCAGGAACCGGAGTTCCCACGAGTCAGGCAACGAGTCGCCATCGCTGTCCCCGTACTCGTCTGCCCCTAGATCTGCGGGATTGGTGCGCGTTTCACCCTGGATGTCCTTGGTGACGGAGGCCAGATTGACACCGCCTGAGGGATTGATAGCAGGGCTGCCCGCGCGCAGATAGCCATAGACATCGAGCAGAGGATCCAGATTGATACCGCCATGTTCTCCGCCCAGAATCAGGTTGTTGTCAGCTTCCACCACAGTGTTGCTGCCGCCGTTAATTTGCTGCACCCCCACCGTGGTCGTGGGATTCCAGAGGATGGAGTTACGGACCCGCACCTTGGTGCCGTAGGAAAGGTATACTCCCGGGCCCTGCCCTCCTCCTCCATTCCACTGCCCGCCTTTGTTATTGAACAATGTGCAATGGTCAACAATGGCTTCCCCTTGGGCAAGGTAGATGCCGGCACCACTGGAGGCGGCATTGTCGGTGATCACGCTATCAACAATCCGCACCTGGGCCAGATATCCACTGACAGAGATATACGCGCCATAATTGCTAAGGTGAGGTGGAGAGGTGTGTTTGAGAACGATTCCGTCAAGAACCGACCCGCTCAAAGTAAGATTCACGCAAGCAGTGGTAGTGGACGATGCGATTACCGCAGGTGCGGCCGCGCGCTCGCTCATCAAAAGAATCCTCTTGGTGCTGAGGTTCAGCCCTGACTCCGGATACACCCCTTTTTTCACAATCACGATCTTCCAATCACCAGCTGCAGACTTGGCCGTACTCAGAGCTGTTCCGATCGTCCTTTTCACCGTGGCAGTCTCGGTCACCACTGCGGGGTCCACCGTCACGTCTGGCGTCAGAGTCGCAGGGCTGCTGGCACTGTTCGCGTCCCAAGAGCGATTGTATTCATAGATGTTGGGAATGCGGTCCGCGTCTTTGTCTTCCAATGCGTCACGGTAGTCCAAGGGAGCCAGAGACTTGCTGATTTCATATCCGTCCGGGATGCCATCACCATCCGTATCCGCGTCCCATGGGCTGGTTCCGGCAGTCTGCTCGGCCGCGTCATTGGCACCGTCGGCATCCGTGTCCGCCACCGTGGGATTGCTGCTGAAGAGGTATTCTTGCAGATGAGTCAGACCATCCGCATCTGGATTAGCGGAACCGTTCGAGGAAAGATTGCCGACGAACCTGGTCTCCCACCAGTCCGCCAGACCATCACTGTCGCTATCGACATATTCGTCAGCGCCCAAATCGGCGGGGCTGGTTCGCGCTTCACCATGAATGTCGGTGTTCGCCAGAGAGAAGCCACCTGAGCCCGACGCATTGATGGCTGGGCTGCCCGGCAGCAAACACGCATAGCGGTCAAGCAGCGGATCTGCGCCAGAAGCTCCGTGTTCGGCCCCGAGGATGATGCTGCTCGAAACCTGCACCGTTGCGTACGAATTGACCCAGATCTGAGTGCTCCCTGCAGGGGCCCCTGTGTTCCAGACGACGGAGTTGCGCATCCGGAGTTTGGCCGTGTTTTGCACGGCCACTGCAAGCCCATTTACCGGAGCCAACGTATAGATCCCAGCACCGGTCGGGACGTTGTTTCTGGCGAATGTGCAATGATCCACAAGACATTCTCCGCCGATCACGTTGATTCCTGCTCCATAGTCATCGTGATTCTCTTGAATGAAACAGTTGGAGATGCGCGCCCGAGCCGGTTGCGACAGGGAGAAGTATATCCCATTGGAACTTTGCTGGGGGTTCTGATGCTTGATGACAAACCCATCTACGACTGTATCGGCATAATAAATAGAAAGCGCTGTGCTGGCAGTGGTCGGAGCGATTTCCGGTGGCGTGGGCGACTTCTCACCAAGCAAGGC contains these protein-coding regions:
- a CDS encoding RHS repeat-associated core domain-containing protein, which produces MSEEQKRWTAEARPTEKTTLRLLDLTKVPTEKDLRMAGQLGEELQPTRAADAAGIADPVARKKQEEDNLEFGKAIQKWNLHDYDEAQLLFLDHLTKYPDSPWAAESELHLGCASQYLGKYDEAQKWFEASQTRSDLGQPMHQKALLRLGVVAMDRGELSKASELFARLRANDGDPARMTYASYWIRALSLMKAQETALRDCGQKSLGEICKVMGNETNARELRGLDAAGPHGFTIQELEQTARRYGMAARTVRASGATLKDLPLPLVAHYRDRHFVAVIGREQDGRLKVYDTRVGHTVAMDPKGFVTQWSGLATVFSEVSSPGVRLASVQETVEAMGGCCGLPRNPDDLCEECCDDEEGGGCSSCYGMPEWSINEMNMNLVVKDIPLWWDAPYGKSVKIGLTYNSLDSLIAIRPFGDKWMLNYASYLVVDPSGSVKVITGSGKGENFSPDGSGGYNSNARNATKTLTKVTGHSYRFELVDGSGTKFLYDVPPAMGGSSASSLLLSMTDKYGTAVTITHNAQGAITAVSHPAAVTTLSPTGTWAFVYGGNGKVSHIDDPFGRQVTFSYDGYGRLTGQTDMGGVAYGYSYTTAAQVNERDLNDPEQFVIRTNELFLSAITTPSGVTQFYTESADGIGNGMDRYPPPGAVMWENYRITVTDPMGAKEEYHFDGYSRVFWHRDKNHYREGEQGTVKTVHHFTMVNGRGEISSTNHQAGGSSYYGSHTDGGRPEHTTSNDGHSIARTYNSKGKVVTQNDGHGTVIAYEYTPDGLKMNKEVHSADGVDVIVAEREFDPVTGDVTAKVDELGLRTEFTRNVRGQPVTVTNPHGDVTTYAYNLQGYLEKVKFQPNGHPVEIVKTEFVCDDVGRVVSEMDERGYVLLYEYDDLNRRIKTTYPDTTVELRNYNCCNLTSVTTRDGAVTRFGYDNLKRLVSQVNPGRQVVNYGHDKVGNITEIRFGRGEWVRWEYDAANRKTAKTYPDGKRLTFGYDAQTGRHLWTKDAQDRQLSFDHDEHGQLLKVTHSDLPEQSYTYNERGLIQSWTDGDRITTYTYDVIGRFASIDGPLEDDTITYTYDQWGRLSEWSYSGSTESYTFDALGRVATVTNPLGVFTNAYDGDTNVLEQTAFPMAGLSVQYARGPVAAGFKLTEIYYEGPGNAEIARFGYTYDAGGEIATWNQTQPGLSPGRQLSFQYDAAKQMTSVVEAPLLGSPPNPQVVWRYQYDDSGNRQLSQENHRTNAAVFNNLNQMTNLQQGGSTWFRGQVNEAANVSVGGQAAKVSNAGVFEAVLSLGTGVHDVAMQATDNAGNSVNETWRVDNGSNSPQARTFDAEGNLLSNGTRTHTWDAMNRMTSITMGGDSWEFTYDGNNRRIGEKKNGINQTEWVWNDTGIREERLADGSKRRFWTGGIELLDASNVQTGKRFLLTDHLGSARVALDASGSVVASYDYGIWGKRVRLAGTEEVPDGYTGHSWHESGLSFAVHRVYDPEAGGWLSRDPIGERGGINLYGMVGNNPVNRKDVLGFAEIATDPVINCLGYASGFGKTIQPERGKQSLRDLIERQLGYKCTGPTAAKCTCPDKCDRAMVIYIYKYDPNDMKDPWNDPWIFNPKKNDFHAAGDPNNDGNWSEIVGNHPIGTKPDPCVNNDPDSRWGGNVPKLRYCCCHDK
- a CDS encoding choice-of-anchor Q domain-containing protein; the protein is MNMQGLDLDSDGVSNADEATEETNPYSGDTDFDGMTDSEEIFAGCNPLVDDAHADYDGDRYPNIFEVKNSSDPFAVGSIPTPHYVVDPNGGGTHTSLYEPSYWAYNYEIILVQPGTYSGWENTGITLHGDVLLISADGAATTIIDGQGTNAGISLYGNAVVEGFTIKNTSNYYGGAVYATSGNPSIINCILLNNKSDGTVGGAIYTSGADLMVVHCTAVGNAPHGIHADSSAITVHNSIFWNRQGLETLLENGATLEVSNSIFRGGYAGTGNLSSDPQVTPQGTLKHNSPAINAAAALYTSGKDVHGEPRPTATVPDIGADEWLDSDADNLPDAWEQQVFGGLSHDGTADGDSDGLNDLGEYGFGSDPALADADGDGANDGAEFAAGSNPFSSDSDGDNLPDGYEIAEGLNPGDAKDALDDKDGDRVPNLYEFHRSTSAGTPDTLVPDFTVDANGSGTHLTIGDAVTDANYVGDWQVILVKKGTYSEAVDLYDKRILLLGELGSDLPQIVGPMYYSAVSITAGDVVVDGFVIKHPDASSSARGIYVSLYEGSAVRLANTFITSNFQSYGGAGLYLAGGECRLDHCTLFGNGVPTGHSSSQPVEGLAIYVDDGALRLRNTIVWNPGGPVGSTQVQVDPGSQFEALNSIILGAEHGASGSDPLLTASGHLLLTSPAINPAGGLLFSIPSQDVHGESRTSPPDIGADEYVDSDADGLPEWWEMLHFGNLSHDGTADGDSDGLNDLGEFLFGTNPAVADEDGDGANDGAEQAAGSNPRDTDTDDDTIPDGYEIAKGLNPIDPRDTLEDKDGDRVPNIYEYNRGTDAAVAVALVPDVTVDPAVNPETATVKKTISAAVSAANSQAGDWKLIFVKKGTYTAALSLSSKRIALLGEKSPTPPEIAPTTASTALSIYYADTVVDGFVIKHQNPQQSSNGIYFSLSQPARARISNCFIQENHDDYGAGINVIGGECLVDHCTFARNNVPTGAGIYTLAPVNGLAVAVQNTAKLRMRNSVVWNTGAPAGSTQIWVNSYATVQVSSSIILGAEHGASGADPLLDRYACLLPGSPAINASGSGGFSLANTDIHGEARTSPADLGADEYVDSDSDGLADWWETRFVGNLSSNGSANPDADGLTHLQEYLFSSNPTVADTDADGANDAAEQTAGTSPWDADTDGDGIPDGYEISKSLAPLDYRDALEDKDADRIPNIYEYNRSWDANSASSPATLTPDVTVDPAVVTETATVKRTIGTALSTAKSAAGDWKIVIVKKGVYPESGLNLSTKRILLMSERAAAPAVIASSTTTACVNLTLSGSVLDGIVLKHTSPPHLSNYGAYISVSGYLAQVRIVDSVITDNAASSGAGIYLAQGEAIVDHCTLFNNKGGQWNGGGGQGPGVYLSYGTKVRVRNSILWNPTTTVGVQQINGGSNTVVEADNNLILGGEHGGINLDPLLDVYGYLRAGSPAINPSGGVNLASVTKDIQGETRTNPADLGADEYGDSDGDSLPDSWELRFLGNLTANGSTDSDGDGLTNAQEYTYGSNPGAVDTDGDGTNDSAEHGAGTDPWDSDTDDDGIPDNYEIAKGLDPLDLRDALEDKDGDRIPNVYEFNRSWDANSASSPASLVPDVTVNPAVNPETATVKKTITAAVTAANAQSGSYRIILVQAGAYSEAVTVSSKPTLILGQRGYSPPVLNGTSGQSSISLQKKDSAVDGIVVRHATGLQGSAVYVSLAQPNELARVTNCILTGNTKSSGGAAAHIYRGDLSLAHITASQNKASYGGVFNVDSDNTLSLENSIVWNTGLSTGVAQIYKASTATVTVSNSIVRGGEFGGQNVDPDLSPESLLLPVSAAINPSGGMAVVGLDKDIHGETRTSPPDLGADEFVDTDSDDLPDAWEQRFFGNLTKNADGDDDTPAGDGLENLLELFFGLDPTDPDTDNDGIDDLDEAIALAGANMSDPASWLADQDGDGLTLYQELLAGTDPNLADTNGDGYQDGFGAPVISSVNLDHDGDGISNASEIVAGTDPFKADTDGDGYNDNVDAYPLNGSLHAPIAPDPGDTIAPTIILWEPGDAVKLP